A portion of the Drosophila innubila isolate TH190305 chromosome 3L unlocalized genomic scaffold, UK_Dinn_1.0 0_D_3L, whole genome shotgun sequence genome contains these proteins:
- the LOC117786535 gene encoding gustatory receptor for bitter taste 66a → MSQATPFVQPLLLQFQQLFFISKLVGVLPQDLDKFRQKNVLEKSRNGMFYMLGILIIYVVLYNLLIYSFGEEDRTLKASQSTLTFVIGLFLTYIGLIMMATDQLTALFNQGKLGDLYERIRLVDERLNQEKCRVDNSCISRRIRIMLVLTFIFEISILIATYIILVDYTQWLSLLWIVSAVPTFINTLDKIWFAVSLYALKERFEAINDTLEDLVLEHEKYKAWLTGDDNSAAPGNQIRTADSNESQPPQYDSNLEYLYKELGGIDVGSLRGSGSKNRNRVAPIAHSLNSFGETIIPTPRKPHQINSNPIINVAHESELSNATKVEEKLNNLCQVHDEICEIGKAMNGLWSYPILSLMAYGFLIFTAQLYFLYCATQSQSIPSLFRSAKNPFITVIVLVYTSGKCIYLIYLSWKTSLASKRTGISLHKCGVVADDNLLYEIVNHLSLKLLNHSVDFSACGFFTLDMETLYGVSGGITSYLIILIQFNLAAQQAKDAIQSFNSFNDTAGLVGAATEMDNISSTLYDLVTTTKMTPIN, encoded by the exons ATGTCTCAGGCAACTCCGTTCGTGCAGCCGTTGCTGCTCCAATTTCAACAGCTTTTCTTCATATCAAAATTGGTTGGTGTATTGCCACAGGATCTGGACAAGTTTCGCCAAAAGAATGTGCTAGAAAAGTCGCGCAATGGCATGTTTTATATGCTCGGTATTTTGATCATTTATGTGGTCCTCTATAATCTACTTATTTATTCGTTCGGCGAAGAGGATCGCACTCTTAAGGCATCACAGA GTACTTTGACATTCGTAATTGGACTGTTTTTGACCTATATTGGGTTGATTATGATGGCCACGGATCAGCTCACTGCACTGTTTAATCAAGGAAAGCTGGGAGATCTCTATGAAAGAATACGCTTGGTGGACGAACGTCTCAACCAGGAGAAGTGCCGAGTGGACAACAGTTGCATTTCCAGACGCATTCGTATAATGCTCgtattgacatttatttttgagattTCTATACTGATTGCGACATACATTATCCTAGTGGACTATACCCAGTGGTTGTCACTGTTGTGGATTGTCTCGGCAGTTCCCACATTTATTAATACACTAGACAAGATTTGGTTCGCAGTATCGCTATATGCGCTTAAGGAACGCTTTGAGGCCATAAATGACACGTTGGAGGATCTCGTGTTGGAGCACGAAAAGTACAAGGCCTGGCTAACTGGAGATGATAATAGTGCTGCCCCTGGTAATCAGATTCGGACAGCGGACAGTAATGAGTCGCAGCCACCACAATATGATAGCAACCTCGAGTATTTGTACAAGGAGCTGGGAGGCATCGACGTGGGCTCACTTAGAGGCTCCGGCagcaaaaatagaaatagggTAGCACCAA ttGCCCACTCGCTGAACTCTTTTGGAGAAACCATAATTCCAACACCGCGCAAACCACACCAGATTAATTCCAATCCAATAATAAATGTGGCGCACGAGAGCGAATTGAGCAATGCGACCAAGGTGGAGGAGAAGCTAAACAATCTATGCCAAGTGCACGATGAGATCTGTGAGATTGGCAAGGCAATGAATGGACTATGGAGTTATCCTATTCTATCGCTAATGGCATACGGTTTCCTAATCTTTACGGCCCAACTGTATTTTCTATATTGCGCGACTCAGTCGCAATCGATACCCTCCTTGTTTCGCTCCGCCAAAAATCCATTCATCACGGTCATTGTACTGGTGTACACGTCGGGAAAATGCATCTATTTGATTTATCTGAGCTGGAAAACCTCGTTGGCTTCAAAGCGCACTGGGATTAGTTTGCACAAGTGcggtgttgttgctgatgacaATTTGCTCTACGAGATTGTGAATCATTTATCGCTGAAACTGCTCAATCATTCCGTGGACTTTTCTGCCTGTGGCTTCTTCACCCTGGACATGGAAACGTTGTATGGCGTTAGTGGAGGCATCACTAGCTACCTGATTATTCTCATACAGTTCAATTTAGCGGCACAACAGGCTAAAGATGCAATACAGTCGTTTAATAGTTTCAATGACACGGCTGGATTAGTGGGCGCTGCCACTGAAATGGACAACATTAGCTCCACACTTTACGATCTGGTGACCACTACAAAGATGACaccaattaattaa
- the LOC117786533 gene encoding selenocysteine insertion sequence-binding protein 2, producing MSRSSGKLNIIDQNTYQDLKHEHKDSAPRILRSSKYKNKHKKEQQCSLFDFLIVPRKKQKHINRKKRPNLIIARNSLAFHPKRKGKTRLNPKHRVTRLKRIIRSFRQLKLRSTQDENVVETVEQTCGSHSEQLPAKMEIRSTDPELDCVRQEQTINHLSPAHQLHSRRFRSYCDNCTTKSLKELTTQLLSDLERFQKRAYSNNEIKARAHPRLVVGFREALSRLRINKVKLLILAPDCEACSGEGGLDDTIEELKSVCQQQEVPYCFSLMRRELAYALRKRAQISCVAVLDFDGANETYKQLLHELNEARVLYKELTAS from the exons ATGTCTCGGAGTTCGGGTAAACTAAATATCATAGATCAAAACACATATCAGGATCTGAAACATGAGCATAAAGACTCAGCGCCAAGGATTCTACGCAGTtctaaatataagaataagcACAAAAAAGAGCAACAATGTAGCCTATTCGATTTTCTTATTGTGCCCcgcaagaaacaaaaacatataaacCGAAAGAAACGCCCAAACCTGATCATAGCAAGAAACTCCTTAGCTTTTCATCCCAAACGCAAGGGAAAAACGCGTTTAAATCCAAAGCATCGTGTTACTCGCCTAAAACGCATTATTCGAAGCTTTCGACAACTGAAACTGCGTTCTACACAGGACGAAAATGTTGTGGAAACTGTGGAACAGACATGTGGATCGCATTCCGAGCAGTTGCCAGCGAAAATGGAGATCAGATCGACAGATCCAGAATTAGATTGTGTAAGGCAGGAGCAGACTATAAATCACTTGTCGCCAGCGCATCAATTACATTCCCGTCGATTTAGAAG cTATTGTGATAACTGCACAACGAAAAGTCTGAAAGAGTTGACGACTCAGCTGTTAAGCGACTTGGAACGCTTTCAGAAACGTGCCTACTCCAACAACGAAATCAAGGCACGGGCGCATCCTCGTCTTGTGGTCGGCTTTCGAGAGGCTTTGTCGAGGCTGCGCATTAATAAAGTGAAGCTGCTGATCCTGGCACCTGACTGTGAAGCCTGCTCCGGAGAAG GTGGCCTGGATGACACAATCGAGGAACTAAAGTCAGTCTGTCAGCAACAAGAGGTGCCTTATTGCTTCTCCCTAATGCGACGGGAGTTGGCCTATGCACTGCGTAAGCGAGCGCAGATCTCTTGTGTAGCTGTCTTGGACTTTGATGGCGCCAATGAAACCTACAAGCAACTGCTCCATGAACTAAATGAAGCAAGAGTTCTCTACAAAGAGTTGACTGCATCGTGA
- the LOC117786532 gene encoding uncharacterized protein LOC117786532, which translates to MIIFINIWISIGIGLLPFVQSAAISECPSRSVTQVRREVEAAGEVSLLFYYVSWSSDARQARLVYDGVAHYYKDFASFGAIDCWHLQCNCTRTHRQLPGMAVNGGYPDKWPTLMVNYGRHLRLQYQGAWHFEDLTRFMNNLIQPIDRVHSTAELGALWKLSDAVVLALLDSADGLAYKRFVATALHWLEFDPERNVRFAVTFGPSAKQMFKVQHVSLPQLVVIDSRHGLHSYNESNSWHPMDILHWLRPKVNPLMAAGYGTPVKIALKARHMPVLAMGIRMHQHQSAMPLVISDELSRKENADCEDYWQQDVQDGRGTHEWSLMQVPPELYGGVKTPDELNKHCYLPIKVNTVTLANYYRYNGYLNYLWSHYTYGSHVKTESSKLLALHTRYRCLAHTHAQHGTPALKIGIAKLVTKYSQLMWQHSAEQPSQNRSLAVVLFDASKYRDFLHQLGIDHSHSHGHKRDTSAVQVFIVDAAAEAIHVMSQQQPFSYRGLKEFIKQFYARQLPRMQKNSMLSTALLPQDASYVHSYNRQLLLQALQRYNATNVVFMYRPDCALSAVMSQALMQVAALLRSSDLHFMRFDSRANDLPWELSMPATPALLVFPQSRPTESVVFPIDVRADTANIMSFILAQLEPEQQLRLVLSSCRRRMQHARSCLDFAGKLVLQHVSQYLKYWEVFVKERDSILSQLKQFNEMHLAIESSIKL; encoded by the coding sequence atgattatatttataaacatttggATCAGCATTGGAATCGGCCTACTGCCGTTTGTCCAGTCAGCTGCTATAAGCGAGTGTCCTTCCCGCAGTGTAACACAGGTGCGGCGAGAAGTGGAAGCGGCGGGCGAAGTTTCGTTGCTGTTTTACTACGTGTCGTGGTCGAGCGATGCCAGACAGGCTCGTTTGGTGTACGATGGCGTGGCTCATTACTACAAGGATTTCGCGTCCTTTGGCGCCATCGATTGCTGGCATCTGCAGTGCAACTGCACCCGCACTCATCGACAACTGCCCGGGATGGCGGTTAACGGTGGCTATCCGGATAAGTGGCCCACTCTAATGGTGAACTATGGACGCCACCTAAGACTACAGTATCAGGGAGCATGGCATTTTGAGGATCTCACACGGTTCATGAACAATCTCATACAGCCCATTGACCGGGTGCACAGTACTGCGGAGCTGGGTGCCCTTTGGAAGTTGTCAGATGCCGTTGTTCTGGCATTGTTGGACTCTGCAGATGGTTTAGCCTATAAGCGGTTCGTTGCAACCGCGCTACATTGGTTGGAATTCGATCCGGAGCGTAATGTACGCTTTGCGGTCACATTTGGACCCAGTGCGAAGCAGATGTTCAAAGTGCAGCATGTCTCACTTCCCCAATTGGTGGTCATAGACAGTCGCCATGGCCTGCACAGCTACAACGAGTCGAACAGCTGGCATCCCATGGATATTTTGCATTGGCTGCGACCCAAGGTCAATCCCCTGATGGCGGCTGGCTATGGAACACCCGTGAAAATCGCCCTAAAGGCACGACATATGCCTGTCCTGGCCATGGGAATTCGGATGCACCAGCATCAGTCGGCAATGCCTCTGGTTATAAGCGATGAACTGTCACGCAAAGAGAATGCCGACTGTGAGGATTACTGGCAACAGGATGTGCAGGATGGCAGGGGAACACATGAATGGTCACTCATGCAAGTACCACCGGAACTGTACGGAGGTGTGAAGACACCGGATGAGTTGAATAAACACTGCTATCTCCCAATAAAAGTGAATACAGTGACGTTGGCCAATTATTATCGCTACAATGGTTACCTGAATTATCTGTGGTCTCACTACACTTACGGGAGTCATGTGAAGACGGAGTCCAGCAAACTGTTGGCACTGCACACCCGGTATCGTTgtttggcacacacacatgcccaACATGGCACACCGGCACTGAAGATTGGCATTGCCAAACTGGTCACTAAGTACAGCCAGTTGATGTGGCAGCATTCGGCGGAGCAACCCTCTCAGAACCGTTCACTGGCTGTTGTGCTATTTGATGCTTCCAAATACCGGGATTTTCTGCACCAACTGGGCATCGATCACAGTCATAGCCATGGCCATAAGAGAGACACATCTGCAGTACAGGTTTTCATTGTGGatgcagcggcagaggcaatCCACGTCATGTCACAGCAACAGCCGTTCTCCTACCGCGGATTAAAGGAATTCATCAAGCAGTTCTATGCCCGCCAATTGCCTCGAATGCAAAAGAATTCAATGCTCTCCACAGCTCTTCTTCCTCAAGATGCATCCTATGTACACAGCTACAATCGTCAGTTGCTCCTACAGGCATTGCAACGTTACAATGCCACCAATGTTGTGTTCATGTATCGACCGGATTGTGCACTCTCCGCCGTAATGTCACAGGCACTGATGCAGGTGGCAGCTTTACTCCGAAGTTCCGATCTGCATTTTATGCGCTTCGATAGTCGGGCCAACGATTTGCCCTGGGAGCTTTCAATGCCGGCTACTCCAGCCCTACTCGTATTTCCTCAATCCCGGCCAACAGAGTCTGTGGTATTTCCTATTGATGTTCGAGCGGACACTGCAAATATAATGTCCTTTATACTTGCCCAGTTGGAGCCGGAACAGCAGCTGCGCCTCGTTTTATCCAGCTGTCGACGGCGGATGCAACATGCTCGCAGTTGCTTGGACTTTGCCGGAAAATTGGTACTCCAACACGTCAGCCAATATTTGAAATACTGGGAAGTCTTTGTAAAGGAGCGCGATTCAATATTGTCGCAGCTCAAGCAATTTAATGAGATGCACTTGGCCATCGAAAGTAGcattaaattatag
- the LOC117788660 gene encoding uncharacterized protein LOC117788660 — protein sequence MSIKKMENSDSNWQDLRPQERMKYLLRTGHLSDCSFVVYDDDGQKVVLKCHKFVLMSVSPVFERMFDGDFEEASTPDNIVLNDVSGPDFQKFISYLYWHDNQRLDTYDLQSLQALIYLSKKFMVPFMTNKCLNAIQRRVANGLDPDVTIDLFEYAHQLEDDDLIKAIRSKLLANPLVYINTAAVFDLSSDMFRNFIDYFHGCVSDKIRFHTIDRYCKIQGLVPSSEPPSANSTLNASQIEDSSKKQMTDELHSGVVDEKTEKLAENMDENENKVETSSEAPSDTTEKDQSEREQQKREEYVAKLLKTIQFKSMTAYDFCSGPGVSNLLSVEQKYEILSSIIITNHKVYTFTLGTSYQNS from the exons AtgtctattaaaaaaatggaaaactccGACTCAAATTGGCAGGATCTTAG accACAAGAACGCATGAAATATTTGCTAAGAACCGGCCATTTATCCGATTGCAGCTTCGTCGTCTATGACGACGACGGCCAAAAGGTCGTtttaaaatgccataaatttgTGCTTATGAg CGTCTCGCCGGTGTTTGAGCGCATGTTTGATGGCGACTTTGAGGAAGCAAGCACGCCGGATAATATTGTGCTAAACGATGTGTCAGGACCTGATTTTCAGAAATTCATTTCCTATCTGTATTGGCACGACAATCAGCGCCTGGATACATATGATCTGCAGTCATTGCAAGCGTTGATATATCTGAGCAAGAAATTTATGGTACCCTTTATGaccaataaatgtttaaatgcgATCCAGCGACGAGTAGCCAATGGCTTGGATCCGGATGTAACAATTGATCTGTTTGAATATGCTCACCAACTTGAAGATGATGATCTGATTAAGGCCATTCGATCG aaattgcTTGCGAATCCATTGGTATACATTAACACGGCTGCTGTGTTCGATCTTAGCTCGGATATGtttagaaattttattgattactTTCATGGTTGCGTTAGCGATAAGATTCGTTTTCATACAATCGACCGATACTGCAAAATACAAGGATTGGTTCCAAGCTCAGAACCGCCATCAGCAAATAGTACCCTCAACGCCAGCCAAATTGAAGATTCTTCAAAGAAACAAATGACGGACGAACTTCACAGTGGGGTCGTGGATGAGAAAACTGAGAAACTTGCCGAAAACATggatgaaaatgaaaacaaagttGAGACATCTAGCGAGGCACCTTCGGACACAACTGAAAAGGACCAAAGCGAACgagagcaacaaaaaaggGAAGAGTACGTAGCTAAACTACTGAAAACTATCCAATTTAAATCGATGACTGCGTATGATTTCTGTTCTGGACCGGGTGTCTCCAACTTACTGAGTGTTGAGCAAAAGTACGAGATCTTGTCGTCAATTATCATTACCaaccataaagtatatacttTTACATTAGGTACTTCATATCAAAATTCATAA
- the LOC117788665 gene encoding uncharacterized protein LOC117788665 gives MALYFLYPAVAALALFVIGVIIIMLRWGPRLCGLRHHALPDNYDMREKTYEHEISYA, from the coding sequence ATGGCATTATATTTTCTGTATCCCGCCGTTGCTGCTTTGGCACTTTTCGTCATTGGCGTCATAATCATCATGCTCCGCTGGGGTCCGCGTCTCTGCGGACTGCGTCATCATGCGCTCCCCGACAACTATGACATGCGTGAGAAGACCTACGAACATGAGATTAGCTATGCCTGA